Proteins from one Deinococcus sp. AB2017081 genomic window:
- the galT gene encoding galactose-1-phosphate uridylyltransferase, whose translation MHQEDFMKPDGRSLTLYGLQPIRVDSEIPSPSPEPVDARPVMRWHPLRGEWVMYAAHRLGRTFLPPPEYNPLAPTSDPEHPTELPRGQYDIAVFQNRFPSLTLTAPAPEPGPAETRAGVGACEVVVFSQDAGGRLCDLTDAQMDLLLQVWADRTTRLAATGQIKSVLAFENRGVEVGVTLHHPHGQLYAYDHIPPVQATMLRSAEAFHADLGRPWLADFVPEERTAGERIVHDDGEALSVVPPFARYTYETWVLPARPVSLLSELTGTERASFARVLRDALRRLDGLFGGRMPYLLTVHQAPLDGLHPAFPLHIEVYPYLRAPGRMKYLAGTEQGAGEFANDKFPEVAAQELRAVTLEGVAREQL comes from the coding sequence ATGCACCAAGAGGACTTCATGAAGCCCGATGGGCGCTCGCTGACGCTGTACGGCCTGCAGCCGATCCGCGTGGATAGCGAGATTCCCAGCCCCAGCCCGGAGCCGGTGGACGCGCGCCCGGTCATGCGGTGGCATCCCCTGCGCGGCGAGTGGGTGATGTACGCCGCGCACCGCCTGGGCCGCACCTTCCTGCCGCCACCCGAGTACAACCCCCTGGCCCCGACCAGCGACCCCGAGCACCCGACCGAGCTGCCGCGCGGCCAGTACGACATCGCCGTGTTCCAGAACCGCTTTCCCAGCCTGACCCTGACCGCCCCGGCCCCGGAGCCCGGCCCCGCCGAGACCCGCGCCGGCGTGGGCGCGTGCGAGGTCGTGGTGTTCAGTCAGGACGCGGGGGGCCGCCTGTGCGACCTGACCGACGCCCAGATGGATCTGCTGCTCCAGGTGTGGGCCGACCGCACGACGCGGCTGGCGGCGACCGGGCAGATCAAGAGCGTGCTGGCCTTCGAGAACCGGGGCGTGGAGGTCGGCGTGACGCTGCACCACCCGCACGGACAGCTGTACGCCTACGACCACATCCCGCCCGTGCAGGCGACCATGCTGCGCAGTGCCGAGGCCTTCCACGCGGATCTGGGCCGCCCGTGGCTCGCGGACTTCGTGCCGGAGGAGCGCACCGCCGGCGAGCGGATCGTGCACGACGACGGCGAGGCGCTCAGTGTGGTGCCGCCGTTTGCCCGCTACACCTACGAGACGTGGGTGCTGCCGGCGCGGCCGGTCAGTCTGCTGTCCGAGCTGACGGGCACCGAGCGGGCCAGCTTTGCGCGCGTGCTGCGCGACGCCCTGCGGCGGCTCGACGGCCTGTTCGGGGGCCGCATGCCGTACCTGCTGACGGTGCATCAGGCCCCGCTGGACGGACTCCATCCGGCGTTCCCGCTGCACATTGAGGTCTATCCGTACCTGCGGGCACCGGGCCGCATGAAGTACCTCGCGGGCACCGAACAGGGCGCGGGCGAGTTCGCCAACGACAAATTCCCCGAGGTCGCCGCCCAGGAACTGCGGGCCGTGACCCTGGAGGGGGTGGCCCGTGAGCAGCTTTGA
- a CDS encoding alpha-E domain-containing protein: MLLLSRLAESLYWIGRYMERAENTARVLNVNYYATLETAGRGREHWAPLLDLTGGEQELRAKYGRLDARSISSWMAFDRDNPGSIASSLLRARENARGLRDRIPSEMWESLNRAYLTLCFENGDILDNDGLFEYCVAARDASQFFFGIAFATLPRDEGWSFMRAGQTLERGDNTLRVLQQRLKDAVAQARRDDPAARTMQDQRWVSALKGASAYEAYRKRVHSGLHPTLIAEFLLLDEYFPRSVRYSAENLHDALVQIDRHHPGAHPEILKLSRWLVARLQYATVEHIIEDEYPSIEELLGDFNRVGAAINAAYFEQE; the protein is encoded by the coding sequence ATGCTGCTGCTGTCGCGGCTGGCCGAGAGCCTGTACTGGATCGGCCGCTACATGGAACGTGCCGAGAACACGGCCCGCGTGCTGAACGTGAACTACTACGCCACGCTGGAGACCGCCGGGCGGGGACGGGAGCACTGGGCCCCGCTGCTGGATCTCACGGGCGGCGAGCAGGAGCTGCGGGCCAAGTACGGCCGGCTGGACGCCCGCTCGATCTCGTCGTGGATGGCCTTTGACCGCGACAACCCGGGGTCGATCGCCAGTTCCCTGCTGCGGGCCCGCGAGAACGCGCGGGGCCTGCGCGACCGCATTCCCAGCGAGATGTGGGAGAGCCTGAACCGCGCGTACCTGACGCTGTGCTTCGAGAACGGCGACATCCTGGACAACGACGGCCTGTTCGAGTACTGCGTGGCCGCCCGCGACGCGTCGCAGTTCTTCTTCGGGATCGCGTTCGCCACCCTGCCGCGCGACGAGGGCTGGTCGTTCATGCGGGCCGGGCAGACCCTGGAACGCGGCGACAACACGCTGCGGGTGCTGCAGCAGCGCCTGAAGGACGCCGTGGCCCAGGCCCGACGCGACGATCCCGCCGCCCGGACGATGCAGGATCAGCGCTGGGTGAGCGCCCTGAAGGGCGCGAGCGCCTATGAGGCCTACCGTAAACGTGTGCACAGCGGCCTGCACCCCACACTGATCGCAGAATTCCTGCTGCTCGACGAGTATTTCCCCAGATCCGTGCGCTACAGCGCCGAGAACCTGCACGACGCGCTGGTGCAGATCGACCGCCACCATCCGGGAGCACACCCGGAGATCCTGAAGCTGTCGCGCTGGCTGGTCGCGCGGCTGCAGTACGCCACCGTCGAGCACATCATCGAGGACGAATATCCGTCGATCGAGGAACTGCTGGGCGACTTCAACCGGGTGGGCGCCGCGATCAACGCCGCGTACTTCGAGCAGGAATGA
- a CDS encoding beta-galactosidase, with protein sequence MSPEPSSALLLGVCDYPEHVSPTLWPDFARQQRELGLSFVRLAEFAWSRMEPRPGEYDWAWLDEAIEVAAAEGLKVVLCTPTAAPPAWLVQAHPEILPVGRDGRVKAFGSRRHSDPASPVFREHSRRITRALAERYGQHPAVIGWQTDNEFGWGDTAQTYTPAARSAFQTWLQARYGTLDALNAAWGNVFWSMEYSDWAQIPLPGQAVAACSPSHTLDFMRFTSGVLASFQAEQVEILRDCSPGRFATHNFMGFFSAYDHYELSRGLDFASWDSYPTGTLTAIGEWQVMEPEVAVAYARTGHPDITAFNHDVYRGLTGHGHWIMEQQCGQIDWAPSNPLPAAGAVALWTAQAWAHGADGVAYFRWQAATMAQEQLHSGLLRHDGTPDRGYAEVQGIDTAAYPLVPVVNRVALLHDYDSLWAYNAQPHAVGMNYWAQTFAYYRALRSLGVDVDIVHPDADLTPYAVIVAPALTVMTPERAAQLEAAATHAHVVFGPRTALRQHSGRAQDGGGAGPLAGLLGVRPLNFDSLPAGLTQDVTLGGSTHAARLWAEAYAPQDTQVLATYAGGPLDGHAAVTRRGPVTVIGAHSDTLIQGVLGDVLHAAGIEVTPLPEGMRVSRRGDHTLVQNWTAETVTWQGHVLLPVSSLFIETASLLATPPERV encoded by the coding sequence ATGTCACCTGAACCCTCATCCGCCCTGCTGCTGGGCGTCTGCGATTACCCGGAGCACGTCTCCCCCACCCTGTGGCCCGATTTTGCGCGGCAGCAGCGCGAGCTGGGCCTGTCCTTCGTGCGGCTGGCCGAGTTCGCGTGGAGCCGCATGGAACCGCGCCCCGGCGAGTACGACTGGGCGTGGCTAGACGAGGCCATCGAGGTCGCGGCAGCCGAGGGCCTGAAGGTCGTGCTGTGTACCCCCACCGCCGCGCCGCCCGCGTGGCTGGTGCAGGCCCACCCGGAGATCCTGCCGGTGGGCCGGGACGGCCGCGTGAAGGCCTTCGGGTCGCGCCGCCACTCCGACCCGGCCAGCCCGGTGTTCCGCGAGCACTCGCGCCGGATCACCCGGGCCCTGGCCGAGCGTTACGGTCAGCATCCGGCAGTGATCGGCTGGCAGACCGACAACGAGTTCGGGTGGGGAGACACGGCCCAGACGTACACGCCCGCCGCCCGCAGCGCCTTCCAGACGTGGCTCCAGGCCCGCTACGGCACTCTGGACGCCCTGAACGCCGCGTGGGGGAACGTGTTCTGGAGCATGGAGTACAGCGACTGGGCACAGATCCCGCTGCCGGGGCAGGCGGTGGCCGCGTGCAGCCCGTCGCACACGCTGGATTTCATGCGCTTCACGTCCGGCGTGCTGGCGTCCTTCCAGGCCGAGCAGGTGGAGATCCTGCGGGACTGCTCGCCCGGCCGCTTCGCGACGCACAACTTCATGGGCTTCTTCAGCGCCTATGACCACTATGAGCTGAGCCGGGGGCTGGACTTCGCCAGCTGGGACTCGTACCCGACCGGCACGCTGACCGCCATCGGCGAGTGGCAGGTCATGGAGCCGGAGGTGGCCGTGGCATACGCCCGCACCGGCCACCCGGACATCACCGCCTTCAACCACGACGTCTACCGGGGCCTGACCGGCCACGGCCACTGGATCATGGAGCAGCAGTGCGGGCAGATCGACTGGGCTCCGTCGAACCCCCTGCCGGCGGCGGGCGCGGTGGCCCTGTGGACGGCGCAGGCGTGGGCCCACGGGGCGGACGGCGTCGCGTACTTCCGCTGGCAGGCCGCCACCATGGCCCAGGAACAGCTGCACTCGGGCCTGCTCCGGCACGACGGCACGCCGGATCGCGGGTACGCCGAGGTGCAGGGCATCGACACGGCGGCCTACCCGCTGGTGCCAGTCGTGAACCGCGTCGCGCTGCTCCACGACTACGACAGCCTGTGGGCCTACAACGCCCAGCCTCACGCGGTGGGGATGAACTACTGGGCCCAGACCTTCGCGTATTACCGTGCCCTGCGCTCGCTGGGCGTGGACGTGGACATCGTGCATCCCGACGCTGACCTGACCCCCTACGCCGTGATCGTCGCGCCGGCCCTGACAGTCATGACGCCGGAGCGGGCCGCCCAACTGGAAGCCGCCGCCACGCACGCCCACGTGGTCTTCGGGCCACGCACCGCGCTGCGTCAGCACTCCGGGCGGGCCCAGGACGGCGGCGGAGCCGGGCCACTGGCAGGGCTCCTCGGCGTGCGCCCGCTGAACTTCGACTCGCTGCCGGCCGGACTCACGCAGGACGTGACGCTGGGGGGCAGCACCCACGCCGCCCGGCTGTGGGCCGAGGCCTACGCCCCGCAGGACACACAGGTGCTTGCCACCTACGCGGGCGGCCCGCTGGACGGTCACGCCGCCGTGACCCGGCGCGGGCCCGTGACCGTCATCGGTGCCCACAGCGACACGCTGATCCAGGGCGTGCTCGGGGATGTCCTGCACGCGGCCGGAATCGAGGTCACGCCGCTGCCCGAGGGCATGCGTGTGTCACGGCGCGGTGACCACACCCTGGTGCAGAACTGGACCGCCGAGACCGTGACGTGGCAGGGGCACGTGCTCCTGCCGGTCAGCTCGCTGTTCATCGAGACCGCCAGCCTGCTCGCCACGCCCCCGGAGCGGGTCTGA
- a CDS encoding LacI family DNA-binding transcriptional regulator gives MTDRKTVTLADVAALADVSQQTVSRVVTGYGQVSPRTRARVQAALAELNYVPNRLATGLARQRTYSVGFATVDLSLHAPSQLTAGIEHAARQAGYSLLVSIVAANGLSATTHTLRGLRERQVDGVLLNASLDTADALEVQRRFPGLPCVFMDVAPGTPVPAALLDQVHGARLAAEHLLALGHTRIAFVDGPRHAVVENARHQAWLGTLGARGLRPVATAEGDWSPASGYAATQHLLAAGVPFTAVLVANDQMAVGVLRALWERGLNVPADVSVVGYDDTPESALLIPPLTTIRQDFPTLGTRAFAHLLEVLEGDGSHTPQVLTVPELVVRASTAPPSGERQSVQTALDTLRAALAARQD, from the coding sequence ATGACCGATCGCAAGACCGTGACCCTCGCCGATGTGGCTGCCCTGGCTGACGTCTCACAGCAGACCGTGTCGCGCGTGGTGACTGGCTACGGGCAGGTCTCGCCCCGCACCCGCGCCCGCGTGCAGGCGGCACTGGCGGAACTGAACTATGTGCCCAACCGCCTGGCGACCGGGCTGGCGCGGCAGCGCACCTACTCGGTCGGCTTCGCCACCGTCGACCTGTCGCTGCACGCGCCGTCGCAGCTGACCGCCGGGATCGAGCATGCCGCCCGGCAGGCCGGGTACAGCCTGCTGGTGTCCATCGTCGCCGCGAACGGGCTGAGCGCCACCACGCACACCCTGCGCGGCCTGCGCGAGCGGCAGGTCGACGGCGTGCTGCTCAACGCCTCGCTGGACACTGCCGACGCGCTGGAGGTTCAGCGCCGCTTCCCCGGGCTCCCCTGCGTGTTCATGGACGTGGCGCCGGGCACGCCCGTTCCGGCCGCCCTGCTCGATCAGGTACACGGAGCGCGGCTGGCGGCCGAGCACCTGCTGGCACTCGGGCATACCCGGATCGCGTTCGTGGACGGCCCCCGGCACGCGGTCGTGGAGAACGCCCGGCATCAGGCGTGGCTGGGGACGCTGGGCGCGCGCGGCCTGCGCCCGGTGGCGACCGCCGAGGGGGACTGGAGTCCGGCCAGCGGCTACGCGGCCACACAGCACCTGCTCGCCGCCGGCGTGCCCTTCACGGCGGTGCTGGTCGCGAACGACCAGATGGCGGTCGGCGTGCTGCGGGCTCTGTGGGAACGCGGCCTGAACGTCCCGGCCGACGTGTCGGTGGTCGGCTACGACGACACGCCGGAGAGCGCGCTGCTGATCCCGCCGCTGACCACGATCCGCCAGGATTTTCCGACGCTGGGTACCCGTGCCTTCGCGCACCTGCTGGAAGTGCTGGAGGGGGACGGGTCGCACACGCCGCAGGTACTGACGGTGCCCGAACTGGTCGTGCGGGCCAGCACCGCCCCGCCCTCTGGCGAGCGCCAGAGCGTGCAGACGGCACTGGACACCCTGCGGGCGGCCCTGGCGGCCCGACAGGACTGA
- the galK gene encoding galactokinase gives MSSFETVFGRAPEASASAPGRVNLLGEHTDYQGGFVLPTAIPQRITVSVGRNRSGEHVLHSANSRTTLRVPVGEVGSEFAPYITGCLTLSGVTEGLDVFIQGNVPSGGLSSSAALEVATLRALRDLYALELDDVALALRGVKVEHEFVGVKCGVMDQMASSLADTTTMLLIDTRSLERRAVPFPAGAEVLVIDSGVPRRLAESGYNERRAQVEEASRLLDVKELRDVTDVGTLDGLPALLQKRARHVVSENARVLAGLGEDAAAFGQLMNASHASLRDDYEVSHPQVDALVALLQAHPDIFGARMTGAGFGGAVVALARAGRAAGAAQDVLTQYGPDGRRVVP, from the coding sequence GTGAGCAGCTTTGAGACCGTGTTCGGGCGGGCCCCCGAGGCCTCTGCGTCCGCGCCGGGCCGCGTGAACCTGCTGGGCGAACACACCGACTACCAGGGCGGATTCGTGCTGCCCACCGCCATCCCGCAGCGCATCACCGTCAGCGTGGGCCGCAACCGCAGCGGCGAGCATGTGCTGCACAGCGCCAACAGCCGCACGACCCTGCGCGTGCCGGTGGGCGAGGTCGGCAGCGAGTTCGCGCCGTACATCACCGGGTGCCTGACCCTGAGCGGCGTCACGGAGGGGCTGGACGTGTTCATCCAGGGCAACGTGCCCAGCGGCGGCCTGAGCAGCAGCGCGGCCCTGGAGGTCGCCACCCTGCGGGCACTGCGCGACCTGTACGCCCTGGAACTGGACGACGTGGCGCTGGCCCTGCGCGGCGTGAAGGTCGAGCACGAGTTCGTGGGCGTGAAGTGCGGCGTGATGGATCAGATGGCCTCCAGTCTGGCTGACACGACCACCATGCTGCTCATCGACACGCGCAGTCTGGAGCGCCGCGCCGTGCCCTTCCCGGCAGGCGCGGAGGTGCTGGTGATCGACTCCGGCGTGCCCAGACGTCTGGCCGAGAGCGGCTACAACGAGCGCCGGGCGCAGGTCGAGGAGGCCAGTCGCCTGCTGGACGTGAAGGAACTGCGCGACGTGACCGACGTGGGCACCCTGGACGGTCTGCCGGCACTGCTCCAGAAGCGGGCGCGGCATGTGGTGAGCGAGAACGCCCGCGTGCTGGCCGGGCTGGGCGAGGACGCCGCCGCCTTCGGGCAGCTGATGAATGCCAGCCACGCGTCTCTGCGCGACGACTACGAGGTCAGCCATCCGCAGGTGGACGCACTGGTGGCCCTGCTCCAGGCCCATCCGGACATCTTCGGGGCCCGCATGACCGGGGCGGGCTTCGGTGGGGCGGTCGTGGCGCTGGCGCGGGCGGGCCGGGCGGCCGGGGCCGCGCAGGACGTACTCACGCAGTACGGCCCCGACGGCCGCCGGGTCGTGCCCTGA
- a CDS encoding circularly permuted type 2 ATP-grasp protein yields the protein MKYEPGSRFFDEMFTAQGDVRPHYQGVLEYLDRLGVREFHRRHELLDVAFRNQGITFTVYGDAQGTERTFPFDPVPRIIAASEWAHVEAGLTQRVKALNAFLRDIYSDAEILGDGVIPAELVYTSVHFRREVHGVMPPQGLYTHIVGTDLIRDEQGQYLVLEDNLRSPSGVSYLLANRQAMTRIYPGMFENQGVRPVQHYPTELLRLLSSVSPREHGTVVVLTPGMYNSAYFEHAYLAQQMGVELVEGRDLFVDGGRVWMRTTGGRQQVDVIYRRVDDDFLDPLAFRRDSSLGVPGLIEVYRQGRVAIANAIGTGVADDKAVYAYVPDMIRYYLNEEPLLNNVPTYLGWNAEHLDHMLANAPELVFKAVGEAGGYGMLIGPAATAAETTAYLEKVRANPREFIAQPVVGLSRHPTFYPDSAAFEGAHIDLRPYVLCGDPVTIVPGGLTRVALRRGSLVVNSSQGGGSKDTWVLDHDGPTTPTGMSQLLHGDVPGGQTQSQSQSQFQGGFGSVPIDAAPDRQHLHVSRAQARERERIAEEAQVEAYEQSHTPPDSTVSSQRQAQSQSGGGSQSQSQSQGTPPSPGGHSYQQQLEKDELTGGEG from the coding sequence ATGAAGTACGAGCCGGGGAGCAGGTTCTTTGACGAGATGTTCACGGCCCAGGGCGACGTCCGGCCCCACTACCAGGGGGTGCTGGAGTACCTCGACCGGCTGGGCGTGCGTGAATTCCACCGCCGGCACGAGCTGCTGGACGTCGCCTTCCGCAATCAGGGCATCACGTTCACGGTCTACGGAGACGCACAGGGCACCGAACGCACCTTTCCCTTCGATCCGGTACCGCGCATCATCGCGGCCAGCGAGTGGGCGCACGTCGAGGCCGGCCTGACCCAGCGCGTCAAGGCCCTGAACGCCTTCCTGCGTGACATCTATTCGGATGCCGAGATCCTGGGGGACGGTGTGATCCCGGCCGAGCTGGTGTACACGTCGGTGCACTTCCGCCGCGAGGTACACGGCGTGATGCCGCCGCAGGGGCTGTACACCCACATCGTCGGTACCGACCTGATCCGTGACGAGCAGGGACAGTACCTCGTGCTGGAGGACAACCTGCGCTCGCCCAGCGGCGTGTCGTACCTGCTGGCCAACCGGCAGGCCATGACCCGCATCTACCCGGGCATGTTCGAGAACCAGGGCGTGCGGCCGGTACAGCACTACCCGACCGAGCTGCTGCGGCTGCTGTCGTCGGTCAGTCCGCGCGAGCACGGCACGGTCGTGGTGCTCACGCCGGGGATGTACAACAGCGCGTACTTTGAGCACGCGTACCTGGCGCAGCAGATGGGCGTGGAACTCGTCGAGGGCCGCGACCTGTTCGTGGACGGGGGCCGCGTGTGGATGCGGACGACCGGCGGCCGGCAGCAGGTGGACGTGATCTACCGCCGCGTGGACGACGACTTCCTCGATCCGCTGGCGTTCCGGCGCGACTCCTCGCTGGGCGTGCCGGGCCTGATCGAGGTCTACCGCCAGGGGCGCGTGGCGATCGCCAACGCCATCGGCACCGGCGTGGCCGACGACAAGGCCGTGTACGCCTACGTGCCGGACATGATCCGGTACTACCTGAACGAGGAACCGCTGCTGAACAACGTCCCCACCTACCTGGGCTGGAATGCCGAGCACCTCGATCACATGCTGGCCAATGCGCCCGAACTGGTGTTCAAGGCGGTGGGCGAGGCTGGCGGCTACGGCATGCTGATCGGCCCGGCGGCCACGGCAGCCGAGACGACGGCGTATCTGGAGAAGGTGCGGGCCAACCCGCGCGAGTTCATCGCGCAGCCGGTGGTGGGCCTGTCCCGGCACCCGACCTTCTACCCGGACAGTGCCGCCTTCGAGGGTGCCCACATCGACCTGCGGCCGTACGTGCTGTGCGGCGACCCGGTGACCATCGTGCCCGGCGGGCTCACGCGGGTGGCGCTGCGGCGGGGCTCGCTGGTCGTGAATTCCAGCCAGGGCGGCGGTTCCAAGGACACCTGGGTGCTCGACCACGACGGCCCGACCACGCCGACCGGCATGAGCCAGCTGCTGCACGGCGACGTGCCCGGCGGCCAGACGCAGTCCCAGTCGCAGTCGCAGTTCCAGGGCGGCTTCGGCTCCGTGCCGATCGACGCGGCGCCGGATCGCCAGCATCTGCACGTGTCCCGGGCCCAGGCCCGCGAGCGCGAGCGGATCGCCGAGGAGGCACAGGTCGAGGCCTACGAGCAGAGCCACACCCCGCCGGACAGCACGGTCTCCTCGCAGCGGCAGGCCCAGTCGCAGTCGGGGGGCGGCAGCCAGTCGCAGTCCCAGTCGCAGGGCACGCCCCCGTCGCCGGGCGGGCACTCGTACCAGCAGCAGCTGGAGAAGGACGAACTGACGGGAGGTGAGGGGTAA
- a CDS encoding maltose ABC transporter substrate-binding protein: MNRLLTITALVLASQASAATLTVWNHFTDAAEVAWIRAQAAAFQKATGNTVNIVALPLDQIPDKLLQAAPKGQGPDMVVTLPQDRLGQLASAGVIEPLDKYLTSKTDLDKTAVSAMTYNGKLFGLPMFAESVALIYNKKIVKTAPTTWDEFIKVAQANTGNGKFGFLVDLNNAYANYGIFSAYGSYIFKNNGGTLNVKDVGIGNAGALKAVSLMNDLRYKYNLVPEGVTADAAKGAFVDGRLGMLITGPWDMGDIRKAGIDYGIANLPTPPGATSKWSPFVGVQGVILNAYGKNKTVAAQFAKMLVMQDSQASFNQAGGRIPVSLAARTKLKSNPIVQGFGKAISAGTPMPNVPQMGAIWGPWGSAVAQSVQKRTPDYRTILDGALKEVSSNIK, encoded by the coding sequence ATGAACAGACTGCTGACCATCACCGCCCTCGTGCTCGCCTCGCAGGCGTCGGCCGCCACGCTGACCGTGTGGAACCACTTCACGGACGCCGCCGAGGTCGCGTGGATCCGCGCCCAGGCCGCCGCGTTCCAGAAGGCCACTGGCAACACGGTGAACATCGTGGCCCTGCCCCTGGATCAGATCCCGGACAAGCTGCTCCAGGCCGCGCCCAAGGGTCAGGGGCCGGACATGGTCGTGACCCTGCCGCAGGATCGGCTGGGCCAGCTCGCGTCGGCCGGCGTGATCGAGCCGCTCGACAAGTACCTGACCTCCAAGACGGATCTCGACAAGACTGCCGTGAGCGCCATGACCTACAACGGCAAACTGTTCGGCCTGCCCATGTTCGCGGAGTCCGTCGCGCTGATCTACAACAAGAAGATCGTGAAGACCGCGCCGACCACCTGGGACGAGTTCATCAAGGTGGCGCAGGCGAACACCGGAAATGGCAAGTTCGGCTTCCTCGTTGACCTGAACAACGCCTATGCCAACTACGGGATCTTCAGCGCCTACGGCAGCTACATCTTCAAGAACAATGGCGGCACCCTGAACGTCAAGGACGTGGGCATCGGCAACGCCGGGGCGCTGAAGGCCGTGAGCCTCATGAACGACCTGCGCTACAAGTACAACCTCGTGCCGGAAGGGGTGACTGCCGACGCCGCCAAGGGGGCCTTCGTGGACGGCCGGCTGGGCATGCTGATCACCGGCCCGTGGGACATGGGCGACATCCGCAAGGCCGGGATCGACTACGGCATCGCGAATTTGCCCACCCCTCCCGGCGCGACGTCGAAGTGGTCGCCCTTCGTGGGCGTGCAGGGCGTGATCCTGAACGCCTACGGCAAGAACAAGACAGTGGCCGCACAGTTCGCCAAGATGCTGGTCATGCAGGACTCGCAGGCGTCGTTCAACCAGGCGGGCGGGCGTATTCCGGTCAGCCTGGCGGCCCGCACCAAACTCAAGAGCAACCCCATCGTGCAGGGCTTCGGGAAGGCCATCTCGGCCGGCACCCCCATGCCGAACGTGCCGCAGATGGGCGCGATCTGGGGGCCGTGGGGCAGCGCGGTCGCGCAGAGCGTGCAGAAGCGCACGCCCGACTACCGCACGATCCTGGACGGCGCACTGAAGGAAGTCAGCAGCAACATCAAGTAG